The following proteins are co-located in the Bacillus pumilus genome:
- a CDS encoding DUF421 domain-containing protein: MPFLSILVELFIGFSALFFITKLLGKTQFAQITPFDFISALILGEMVGNAIFDPEVKIQHILFAVAIWGVLIYTVEWLSQRFKSIRALLEGRPTLVIDKGNIRYNRLKKNMLDLNQLQTLIRAKGHFALHEIEYAILETDGSVSVLPKMKYAPATAEDVNVKGKEVKLPRTFIIDGEILRQDLQEAGFDETWLRRQLKKQHISSYKEVLFCEWIENEGFYAMKYEKSEKTSTT; encoded by the coding sequence GTGCCGTTTTTGAGTATTTTAGTTGAACTCTTTATTGGATTTTCCGCCTTATTTTTTATTACAAAATTATTAGGGAAAACACAATTTGCACAAATCACGCCGTTTGATTTTATTTCTGCGCTGATTTTAGGGGAAATGGTCGGAAACGCCATCTTTGATCCAGAAGTCAAGATTCAGCACATTTTATTTGCTGTTGCGATATGGGGCGTTTTAATTTACACAGTTGAATGGCTTTCGCAAAGATTTAAATCCATTCGGGCTCTTTTAGAAGGAAGACCAACACTTGTGATTGATAAGGGGAACATTCGCTACAATCGCTTGAAGAAGAATATGCTTGATTTAAATCAGCTGCAGACGCTTATACGAGCGAAAGGACATTTTGCTCTTCACGAAATTGAATATGCGATTTTAGAAACGGACGGCTCTGTCAGCGTTCTTCCGAAAATGAAATACGCACCAGCCACAGCAGAAGATGTGAACGTGAAAGGAAAAGAAGTCAAATTGCCTAGAACGTTTATTATCGACGGGGAAATCTTAAGACAAGACTTACAGGAAGCTGGATTTGATGAGACATGGCTGCGCAGGCAATTAAAAAAGCAGCACATTTCTTCCTATAAAGAAGTCCTATTTTGTGAATGGATTGAAAATGAAGGATTTTATGCGATGAAATATGAAAAATCTGAAAAAACATCCACAACATAA
- the nirD gene encoding nitrite reductase small subunit NirD produces the protein MTVSVVKVHIGTISDFPLQLGKTVAADTIELAVFQTSNKQFKAIENRCPHKGGVLAEGMVSGDHVFCPMHDWKIDLSSGNVQAPDHGCVKTYETLVEGENVFILLPS, from the coding sequence ATGACAGTTTCCGTTGTGAAAGTTCACATTGGTACCATATCAGATTTTCCGCTGCAGCTAGGGAAAACAGTCGCAGCCGATACAATTGAATTAGCTGTTTTTCAAACCTCTAACAAGCAGTTCAAAGCCATTGAAAATCGCTGTCCTCATAAAGGCGGCGTACTGGCTGAAGGAATGGTGAGCGGAGATCATGTTTTCTGTCCGATGCATGATTGGAAAATCGATCTTTCATCAGGTAACGTTCAAGCACCAGATCACGGATGCGTCAAAACGTATGAAACATTGGTTGAGGGGGAAAATGTCTTTATTTTATTGCCCTCATAA